The Roseococcus microcysteis genome contains a region encoding:
- the arsJ gene encoding organoarsenical effux MFS transporter ArsJ has protein sequence MRNYATVTAAYWGFTLTDGALRMLVLLHFFQLGYSPFTLAFLFLLYEAAGIGANLIGGWLATRFGIARMLAVGLSAQVSGLLLLSAVSPSWGAALSVAWVVVAQGVCGVSKDLTKTASKSAIKITHDEARREGGESQLFKWVAFFTGSKNAMKGLGFFLGGLLLEALGFRGALWTMAAALLLVLAFVLLSLPPMMGKARASKSAKELFAKNAGVNLLAAARVFLFGARDVWFVVGLPVFLYASGWTFTMVGGFLAVWTIGYGIIQAAAPAVVRRSADGLSTEVPAARSWSLALALVPAILATMMLGGVPRADLFVPMGLCVFGVLFAVNSSVHSYLVLAYAGSEKAAEDVGFYYAANAAGRFMGTLLSGLLYMAGGLVACLLGAAAMLAICWLVTLALPTRQPQPA, from the coding sequence GTGAGGAACTACGCCACCGTCACCGCCGCCTATTGGGGCTTCACCCTGACGGATGGCGCCTTGCGGATGCTGGTGCTGCTGCATTTCTTCCAGCTCGGCTATTCGCCCTTCACGCTGGCTTTCCTCTTCCTGCTGTATGAGGCGGCGGGCATCGGCGCGAATCTGATCGGCGGGTGGCTCGCCACGCGCTTCGGCATCGCGCGGATGCTGGCGGTGGGGTTGTCGGCGCAGGTGTCGGGGTTGCTGCTGCTCTCGGCGGTGTCACCCTCCTGGGGGGCGGCGCTGTCGGTGGCGTGGGTGGTGGTGGCGCAGGGCGTCTGCGGCGTGTCGAAGGACCTGACCAAGACGGCCAGCAAATCGGCCATCAAGATCACGCATGACGAAGCGCGGCGCGAGGGCGGCGAAAGCCAACTGTTCAAATGGGTCGCCTTCTTCACCGGCAGCAAGAACGCCATGAAGGGCCTGGGCTTCTTCCTGGGCGGGCTGCTGCTGGAAGCTTTGGGCTTCCGCGGCGCGCTCTGGACCATGGCGGCGGCGTTGCTGCTGGTGCTGGCCTTCGTGCTGCTGAGCCTGCCACCGATGATGGGCAAGGCCCGCGCCTCGAAATCCGCGAAGGAGTTGTTCGCGAAGAATGCGGGCGTGAACCTGCTGGCCGCCGCGCGCGTCTTCCTCTTCGGCGCGCGCGACGTGTGGTTCGTGGTGGGGCTGCCGGTGTTCCTCTACGCCAGCGGCTGGACCTTCACGATGGTGGGCGGGTTCCTCGCGGTCTGGACCATCGGCTACGGCATCATCCAGGCGGCGGCACCCGCGGTGGTCCGACGGAGCGCGGACGGCCTCTCCACCGAAGTGCCGGCCGCGCGGAGCTGGTCGCTGGCGCTGGCGCTGGTGCCGGCGATCCTGGCCACGATGATGCTGGGCGGCGTGCCGCGCGCCGACCTCTTCGTGCCCATGGGCCTGTGCGTCTTCGGCGTGCTGTTCGCCGTGAATTCCTCGGTGCATTCCTACCTCGTGCTGGCCTATGCGGGCAGCGAGAAGGCGGCCGAGGATGTGGGCTTCTACTACGCCGCCAATGCGGCCGGGCGGTTCATGGGCACGCTGCTGTCGGGCCTGCTCTACATGGCGGGCGGCCTGGTGGCCTGCCTGCTGGGTGCCGCGGCCATGCTCGCCATCTGCTGGCTGGTCACGCTGGCGCTGCCCACGCGCCAGCCGCAACCCGCCTGA
- the phnE gene encoding phosphonate ABC transporter, permease protein PhnE, with translation MPILERAGGLPEWKRRTTAQDMLVWTGWLAGVALAVACFQFISDRTIWAFVWDAPTQGADLVSRMFPPRWSYAEQLWKPLWDTINIATLGTLLAIVIGVPLAFLAAHNTTPSALLVRPVALFIIVASRSINSLIWALILVIILGPGMLAGILAIALRSIGFIAKLLYEAIEEIDPTQVEALRAAGASNPQVLAWGMVPQVMPAFAGISVFRWDINIREATVLGLVGAGGIGMQLEASINTLAWPQVTMIFLLILGMVAVSEWVSARVRHAII, from the coding sequence ATGCCCATCCTCGAACGCGCGGGCGGACTGCCCGAATGGAAGCGCCGCACCACGGCGCAGGACATGCTGGTCTGGACGGGTTGGCTGGCGGGCGTCGCCCTGGCCGTCGCCTGTTTCCAGTTCATCTCCGACCGCACCATCTGGGCCTTCGTCTGGGACGCGCCGACGCAGGGCGCGGACCTGGTGTCGCGCATGTTCCCGCCGCGCTGGTCCTATGCGGAGCAGCTGTGGAAGCCGCTGTGGGACACGATCAACATCGCGACCCTGGGCACGCTGCTGGCCATCGTCATCGGCGTGCCGCTCGCCTTCCTGGCCGCGCACAACACCACGCCCTCCGCGCTGCTGGTGCGGCCGGTGGCGTTGTTCATCATCGTGGCCAGCCGGTCCATCAACTCGCTGATCTGGGCGCTGATCCTGGTCATCATCCTGGGGCCGGGCATGCTGGCGGGGATTCTCGCCATTGCGCTGCGCTCCATCGGTTTCATCGCGAAGCTGCTCTATGAGGCGATCGAGGAAATCGACCCCACCCAGGTCGAGGCCCTGCGCGCGGCGGGCGCCAGCAACCCGCAGGTGTTGGCCTGGGGGATGGTGCCGCAGGTGATGCCGGCCTTCGCGGGCATCAGCGTCTTCCGCTGGGACATCAATATCCGCGAGGCGACGGTCCTGGGCCTCGTGGGTGCGGGCGGCATCGGCATGCAGCTCGAAGCCTCCATCAACACGCTGGCCTGGCCGCAGGTGACGATGATCTTCCTCCTGATCCTGGGCATGGTCGCGGTGAGCGAATGGGTCTCGGCGCGGGTGCGGCACGCCATTATTTGA
- a CDS encoding ArsJ-associated glyceraldehyde-3-phosphate dehydrogenase gives MKVGINGMGRIGRLALRAALGAAERQNSDPRAGNRLDVVHLNEVKGGIAATAHLLEFDSVQGRWRAEFTAEDGAIRVDGRRMGFSEHAKPGDIPWGDLGVEVVLECTGKFLTPETLQGHLDRGAKRVIVAAPVKFDSVLNVVVGVNEHLYDPARHPIVTAASCTTNCLAPVVKVVHEAIGIRHGQITTIHDPTNTNVVVDAPHKDLRRARSAMLSLQPTTTGSATAIALIYPELKGKLNGHAVRAPVLNASLTDCVFEMRREVTVEEVNALFAEAAAGPLAGILGYETRPLVSADYARDTRSGTVDALSTMVTDGTLLKVYAWYDNEMGYACRMVDLACHMESVGL, from the coding sequence GTGAAGGTCGGCATCAATGGCATGGGCCGCATCGGGCGGCTCGCGCTGCGCGCCGCGCTGGGTGCGGCCGAGCGCCAGAACAGCGACCCGCGCGCCGGCAACCGCCTGGACGTGGTCCATTTGAACGAGGTGAAGGGCGGCATCGCCGCCACCGCGCATCTTCTGGAATTCGACAGCGTGCAGGGCCGCTGGCGCGCGGAGTTCACTGCCGAGGACGGCGCCATCCGCGTGGATGGCCGGCGCATGGGCTTCTCCGAACACGCCAAGCCCGGCGACATCCCCTGGGGCGATCTGGGCGTGGAGGTCGTGCTGGAATGCACCGGCAAGTTCCTGACGCCCGAAACGCTGCAAGGCCATCTCGACCGTGGCGCGAAGCGTGTGATCGTGGCCGCGCCCGTGAAGTTCGACAGCGTGCTGAACGTGGTGGTGGGGGTGAACGAGCATCTCTACGACCCGGCGCGCCACCCCATCGTGACCGCCGCCTCCTGCACCACCAACTGCCTCGCGCCGGTGGTGAAGGTGGTGCATGAGGCCATCGGCATCCGCCACGGGCAGATCACCACCATCCACGACCCGACCAACACCAATGTGGTGGTGGACGCGCCGCACAAGGATTTGCGGCGCGCGCGCTCGGCCATGCTGTCGCTCCAGCCCACCACCACGGGCAGCGCCACCGCCATCGCGCTGATCTACCCGGAGCTGAAGGGCAAGCTGAACGGCCACGCCGTGCGCGCGCCAGTGCTGAATGCATCGCTGACCGACTGCGTGTTCGAGATGCGCCGCGAGGTCACGGTGGAGGAGGTGAACGCCCTCTTCGCCGAAGCCGCCGCCGGGCCGCTCGCCGGCATCCTGGGCTATGAGACGCGCCCCCTGGTCAGCGCCGACTACGCGCGCGACACGCGCAGCGGCACGGTGGACGCGCTCTCCACCATGGTCACCGACGGCACGCTGCTGAAGGTCTATGCCTGGTATGACAACGAGATGGGCTATGCCTGCCGCATGGTGGACCTGGCCTGCCACATGGAGTCCGTGGGCCTGTGA
- the phnE gene encoding phosphonate ABC transporter, permease protein PhnE encodes MSATAFDAAAAARAWRPPPLISNPLLRYAIYLGALAYVVLGVATVEVNWTRAAEGMGRAAGFLGGFFPPDFVSKGDDIFEGLMESLTMTVVSTALGIILSIPVALGASRNLAPLPVYLFCRGIIAVSRTFQEIIIAIVFVAMVGFGPLAGMLTLTFATIGFMAKLLAEDIEDIERAQAEAVRATGAGWFSWIAWSVLPQVKPRLIGLSAYRLDINFRESAVLGLVGAGGIGDTLNTAFDRYEFDTAAAILLIIIAIVLACEYTSGWIRRKVQ; translated from the coding sequence GTGAGCGCCACCGCTTTCGACGCGGCCGCCGCCGCCCGCGCCTGGCGCCCGCCGCCGCTGATCTCGAACCCGCTGCTGCGCTATGCCATCTATCTGGGCGCGCTGGCCTATGTCGTGCTGGGTGTGGCCACCGTCGAGGTGAACTGGACCCGCGCCGCCGAGGGCATGGGCCGCGCCGCCGGTTTCCTGGGCGGCTTCTTCCCGCCCGATTTCGTGAGCAAGGGCGACGACATCTTCGAAGGGCTGATGGAAAGCCTGACGATGACGGTGGTTTCCACCGCGCTCGGCATCATCCTCTCCATCCCGGTGGCGCTGGGCGCCTCTCGCAACCTCGCCCCGCTGCCCGTCTATCTCTTCTGCCGCGGCATCATCGCCGTCAGCCGCACCTTTCAGGAGATCATCATCGCCATCGTCTTCGTGGCCATGGTGGGCTTCGGGCCGCTGGCGGGGATGCTGACGCTGACCTTCGCGACCATCGGCTTCATGGCGAAGCTGCTGGCCGAGGACATCGAGGACATCGAGCGCGCCCAGGCCGAGGCCGTGCGCGCCACCGGCGCGGGATGGTTCTCCTGGATCGCCTGGTCCGTGCTGCCCCAGGTGAAGCCGCGGCTGATCGGGCTGTCCGCCTATCGCCTCGACATCAATTTCCGTGAGAGCGCGGTGCTGGGCCTCGTGGGCGCGGGCGGCATCGGCGACACGCTGAACACCGCCTTCGACCGCTACGAGTTCGACACCGCGGCGGCCATCCTGCTCATCATCATCGCGATCGTGCTGGCCTGCGAATACACGAGCGGCTGGATCCGCCGGAAGGTGCAATAG
- a CDS encoding metalloregulator ArsR/SmtB family transcription factor encodes MDIERAALGFTALGQTTRLELMRLLLGRGPTGLAAGEIAAALGATPSTLSFHLRALEQAGLIRPTRIGRSLVYAAQVAALRELLAFVAEACCDGEPARCGDLATLLPTAAKGAPMPAFNVLFLCSRNSARSIMAEAILNKLGEGRFRAFSAGSEPSPEGPMPEVVAQLSALGHDVSGLSSKSWNLFMEPDAPRMDFVITLCDILAGQSCPDFGETMITAAWPLPDPAKFTGNAAERATLLNELYAGLHRRIGIFTSLPIAALDRIALKARLDELAHPAGARA; translated from the coding sequence ATGGACATTGAACGCGCCGCGCTGGGCTTCACCGCGCTGGGCCAGACCACAAGGCTGGAACTCATGCGCCTGCTGCTGGGGCGCGGGCCGACCGGGCTCGCGGCGGGCGAGATCGCGGCCGCGCTGGGCGCCACGCCCTCCACCCTCTCCTTCCATCTGCGCGCGCTGGAACAGGCGGGGCTGATCCGCCCCACCCGCATCGGGCGCAGCCTGGTCTATGCGGCGCAGGTCGCGGCGCTGCGCGAATTGCTGGCCTTCGTCGCGGAGGCCTGCTGCGACGGCGAGCCGGCGCGCTGCGGTGACCTCGCCACGCTTCTCCCCACAGCCGCGAAAGGGGCGCCCATGCCCGCCTTCAACGTGCTCTTCCTGTGCAGCCGCAACTCCGCACGCTCCATCATGGCGGAGGCCATCCTGAACAAGCTGGGCGAAGGCCGGTTCCGCGCCTTCTCCGCCGGCTCCGAGCCCTCGCCCGAGGGGCCCATGCCCGAGGTGGTCGCGCAACTCAGCGCGCTGGGCCACGACGTGTCGGGCCTGTCCAGCAAGTCCTGGAACCTGTTCATGGAGCCTGACGCGCCGCGGATGGATTTCGTCATCACCCTCTGCGACATCCTGGCCGGCCAGTCCTGCCCCGATTTCGGCGAGACCATGATCACCGCCGCCTGGCCCCTGCCCGACCCCGCAAAATTCACTGGCAACGCCGCCGAGCGCGCCACCCTGCTGAACGAACTCTATGCCGGGCTGCACCGGCGCATCGGCATCTTCACGAGCCTGCCCATCGCCGCACTCGACCGCATCGCGCTGAAGGCGCGGCTGGATGAGCTGGCGCATCCGGCGGGAGCCCGCGCGTGA
- the phnC gene encoding phosphonate ABC transporter ATP-binding protein gives MPENAPPLLAIHGLTKRYPTGDLALNEVNLLVPPGQVMALIGPSGAGKSTLIRCVNRLVEPSAGQVVLDGEALTTLNRGALRRARRRMGMIFQEYALVERLTVMENVLSGRLGYTGFLASWFRRFPRRDVEQAFRLLDRVGLAHMADKRADALSGGQRQRVGIVRALMQDPTLLLVDEPTASLDPKTSRQIMRLIVELCEERGLAAIINIHDVALAQEFARRIVGLRAGRIVFDGTPETLDAAALTAIYGEEDWSRTIRSVEAEDSVAEPVA, from the coding sequence ATGCCCGAGAATGCCCCTCCCCTCCTCGCCATCCATGGCCTGACGAAGCGCTACCCCACGGGCGACCTGGCGCTGAACGAGGTGAACCTTCTGGTGCCGCCGGGCCAGGTAATGGCGCTGATCGGCCCCTCGGGCGCGGGCAAGTCCACCCTGATCCGCTGCGTGAACCGGCTGGTGGAGCCGAGCGCGGGCCAGGTGGTGCTGGATGGGGAGGCGCTGACGACACTGAACCGCGGCGCCCTGCGGCGCGCACGCCGGCGCATGGGCATGATCTTCCAGGAATACGCGCTGGTGGAACGGCTGACGGTGATGGAGAACGTGCTCTCCGGCCGGCTCGGCTACACCGGCTTCTTGGCCTCCTGGTTCCGCCGCTTCCCCCGCCGCGACGTGGAGCAGGCCTTCCGCCTGCTGGACCGCGTGGGCCTGGCGCACATGGCGGACAAGCGGGCCGATGCGCTCTCGGGCGGGCAGCGCCAGCGCGTGGGTATCGTGCGCGCGCTGATGCAGGACCCGACGCTGCTGCTGGTGGACGAACCCACCGCCAGCCTCGACCCCAAGACGAGCCGGCAGATCATGCGGCTGATCGTGGAGCTGTGCGAGGAACGCGGCCTTGCCGCCATCATCAACATCCATGACGTGGCGCTGGCGCAGGAATTCGCGCGCCGCATCGTGGGGCTGCGCGCGGGCCGCATCGTCTTCGACGGCACCCCGGAGACGCTGGACGCGGCGGCACTGACCGCCATCTATGGCGAGGAGGACTGGTCGCGCACCATCCGCAGCGTCGAGGCGGAGGACAGCGTGGCGGAGCCTGTGGCGTGA
- a CDS encoding LLM class flavin-dependent oxidoreductase: protein MSHARPGQMALVAFLQAQNCSNYPGSWRHPATMQDYLSPEYYQRIARTLEAGRFHMAFFDDRLAMPDILNHDHGEAVRHGIRVVKLDLVSILTAMGLATTRLGLGATYSTTYYEPFHVARVFATLDHMLGGRVAWNVVTSLNDSEAHNMGATTHLEHDLRYDRADEFLEVVLSHWDSWADDAILQDRESGIFADPAKVKRLDHVGKYFRSRGPFTVPRTPQGRPVLIQAGQSGRGQKFAAQWGDLVFVISPDITAAQRSYASFKDQVAASGRDPATVRLCPAVYCVVGETEEEAAEKRALIEGLAKPIDGLALLSEVLNYDFGAKGMDEAFTDDELAGIKGLQAIRDRVVRISGKTNPTLRDFVEISRRGTIHEFTCFSGTPAQVADQMQEWFEGAACDGFVLAATHMPGSYEDFVRLVVPELQRRGLFRREFDGVTLRDNLGLPRAQPFDWRR, encoded by the coding sequence ATGTCGCATGCCCGGCCAGGCCAGATGGCCCTTGTCGCCTTTTTGCAGGCGCAGAACTGCTCGAACTACCCGGGATCCTGGCGGCATCCGGCCACGATGCAGGACTACCTCAGCCCCGAATACTACCAGCGCATCGCGCGCACGCTGGAGGCCGGGCGCTTCCACATGGCCTTCTTCGACGACCGCCTGGCCATGCCGGACATTCTCAATCACGACCATGGCGAGGCGGTGCGGCACGGCATCCGGGTGGTGAAGCTGGATCTCGTTTCCATCCTGACGGCCATGGGGCTGGCGACGACGCGGCTGGGCCTGGGCGCCACCTATTCCACCACCTATTACGAGCCCTTCCATGTGGCGCGCGTCTTCGCCACGCTCGACCACATGCTGGGCGGGCGCGTGGCGTGGAACGTCGTCACCTCGCTGAACGACAGCGAGGCGCACAACATGGGCGCCACCACGCATCTGGAGCACGACCTGCGATATGACCGCGCGGATGAGTTCCTGGAGGTGGTGCTGTCGCATTGGGACAGCTGGGCGGATGACGCCATTCTCCAGGACCGCGAGAGTGGCATCTTCGCGGACCCGGCGAAGGTCAAGCGCCTGGACCATGTGGGGAAGTACTTCCGCTCGCGCGGGCCCTTCACCGTGCCGCGCACGCCGCAGGGAAGGCCGGTGCTGATCCAGGCCGGGCAGTCGGGGCGTGGCCAGAAATTCGCGGCGCAATGGGGGGATCTGGTCTTCGTGATCTCGCCGGACATCACCGCCGCGCAGCGTTCCTATGCCAGCTTCAAGGACCAGGTTGCCGCTTCCGGGCGGGACCCGGCAACGGTGCGCCTCTGCCCCGCCGTCTATTGCGTGGTGGGCGAGACCGAGGAAGAAGCGGCGGAGAAGCGCGCACTGATCGAGGGGCTGGCCAAGCCCATTGATGGCCTGGCCCTGCTGTCGGAGGTGCTGAACTACGACTTCGGCGCCAAGGGGATGGACGAGGCCTTCACCGATGACGAGCTGGCCGGCATCAAGGGCCTGCAGGCCATCCGCGACCGGGTGGTGCGCATCAGCGGCAAGACCAACCCGACCCTGCGCGACTTCGTGGAGATCAGCCGCCGCGGCACCATCCATGAATTCACCTGCTTCAGCGGTACGCCGGCGCAGGTGGCCGACCAGATGCAGGAATGGTTCGAGGGCGCCGCCTGCGACGGCTTCGTGCTGGCCGCGACCCACATGCCGGGCAGCTACGAGGATTTCGTACGCCTGGTGGTGCCGGAATTGCAAAGGCGCGGCCTGTTCCGGCGCGAGTTCGACGGCGTCACGCTGCGCGACAACCTCGGCCTTCCGCGCGCCCAGCCCTTCGATTGGCGGCGCTGA
- a CDS encoding dihydroorotase yields MIAAIGQGAPPAAAETADHSGMLVFPGLVDGHMHTSSSTGWPGIEGASRTAAAGGVTTCVDMPYDVPKPVTDAAILRDKIEHVHRLSHVDMALYGTIRKDGNVEDIAGLVEGGVCSFKLSTYEYDPVRFPRIDHPTMLRAFAEIAKSNLMVAIHNEDQELVVRLTEQAKAAGETHPIMHCRTRPPLCETMADLEIFEMALETGCHVHIAHSSLARGFDLADIFRKQGARTSGEACIQYLCMTEEDLLRLEGFGKCNPPFRTAEEVERMWVALEAGKIAYVSTDHAPWPRDRKVYTGDIFTVGAGLTGMQSFAPLMFTLLEKRGLPLTHMASLCAERPARFHGLFPKKGAIRIGCDADLVVMERGRFPFDPATIQDREDARWSPYEGMEMTARVASTYLRGGRIWDGKSVLAKPGTGRFVPRQHKECFLG; encoded by the coding sequence GTGATCGCCGCCATCGGCCAGGGGGCGCCGCCCGCCGCGGCCGAGACGGCGGATCATTCCGGCATGCTGGTCTTTCCGGGCCTGGTGGACGGGCACATGCACACCAGCAGCTCCACCGGCTGGCCGGGCATCGAAGGCGCATCCAGGACGGCCGCCGCGGGCGGCGTCACCACCTGCGTGGACATGCCCTATGACGTGCCCAAGCCCGTGACCGACGCCGCCATCCTGCGCGACAAGATCGAGCATGTGCACCGGCTGTCGCATGTGGACATGGCGCTCTACGGCACCATCCGGAAGGATGGGAATGTCGAGGACATCGCGGGGCTGGTGGAGGGGGGCGTCTGCTCCTTCAAGCTGTCCACCTATGAATACGACCCGGTGCGCTTCCCGCGCATCGACCACCCGACCATGCTGCGCGCCTTCGCCGAGATCGCGAAATCCAACCTCATGGTCGCGATCCACAATGAGGACCAGGAGCTGGTGGTGCGCCTGACCGAGCAGGCCAAGGCTGCCGGCGAGACCCACCCCATCATGCATTGCCGCACCCGCCCGCCGCTGTGCGAGACGATGGCGGACCTCGAGATCTTCGAGATGGCGCTGGAGACGGGGTGCCACGTCCATATCGCGCATTCCTCGCTGGCGCGCGGCTTCGACCTGGCGGACATCTTCCGCAAGCAGGGGGCCCGCACCTCGGGCGAGGCCTGCATCCAGTATCTCTGCATGACCGAGGAGGACCTTCTCCGCCTCGAGGGCTTCGGCAAGTGCAACCCCCCCTTCCGCACCGCCGAGGAGGTCGAGCGCATGTGGGTGGCGCTGGAGGCCGGCAAGATCGCCTATGTCTCGACCGACCACGCCCCCTGGCCGCGCGACCGCAAGGTCTACACCGGCGACATCTTCACGGTGGGTGCGGGCCTGACCGGCATGCAGTCCTTCGCGCCGCTGATGTTCACCCTGCTGGAGAAGCGCGGCCTGCCGCTGACCCATATGGCGAGCCTCTGCGCCGAGCGCCCCGCGCGCTTCCACGGCCTCTTCCCCAAGAAGGGTGCCATCCGCATCGGCTGCGACGCGGACCTCGTGGTGATGGAACGCGGCCGCTTCCCCTTCGACCCCGCCACCATCCAGGACCGCGAGGATGCCCGCTGGTCGCCCTATGAAGGGATGGAGATGACGGCGCGCGTGGCCTCCACCTATCTGCGCGGCGGCCGCATCTGGGACGGCAAGTCGGTGCTGGCCAAGCCCGGAACGGGCCGCTTCGTGCCCCGCCAGCACAAGGAATGCTTCCTCGGCTGA
- the phnD gene encoding phosphate/phosphite/phosphonate ABC transporter substrate-binding protein, whose product MLLRRMFAAAALVAAGFSLPAAAQTQDCPRGQLDARFCDRDGDMVADVPTNPRDLVDPSTIVFAYTPVEDPAVYRRVWQEFLDHLARETGRRVQFFAVQSNAAQIEAMRAGRLHVAGFNTGSNPLAVNCAGFVPFAMMAARDGRYGYEMEIIVQADGPIQRMEDLRGRLVAFTSQTSNSGFKAPSALLESQFNLVADRDFRTAFSGRHDNSILGVANRDYDAAAIANSVMTRMVARNAVDPARIRTIYRSASFPTTGYGHAHNLNPQLAERIRGAFFNFNWEGTGLQREFASAQPPQEVFIPITYRQHWEVIRQIDAAMNVSYACR is encoded by the coding sequence ATGTTGCTCCGCCGCATGTTCGCCGCCGCCGCGCTGGTCGCGGCCGGCTTCTCCCTCCCCGCCGCCGCGCAGACGCAGGATTGCCCGCGCGGCCAGCTCGACGCCCGCTTCTGCGACCGCGATGGGGACATGGTGGCCGATGTGCCGACCAACCCGCGCGACCTCGTGGACCCGTCCACCATCGTCTTCGCCTACACCCCGGTCGAGGACCCCGCCGTCTATCGCCGCGTCTGGCAGGAATTCCTGGACCACCTGGCGCGCGAGACCGGCCGCCGCGTGCAGTTCTTCGCCGTGCAGTCCAACGCCGCCCAGATCGAGGCGATGCGCGCCGGCCGCCTGCACGTGGCCGGCTTCAACACCGGCTCCAACCCGCTGGCCGTCAACTGCGCGGGCTTCGTGCCCTTCGCCATGATGGCCGCGCGCGATGGCCGCTATGGCTATGAGATGGAGATCATCGTCCAGGCCGACGGCCCCATCCAGCGGATGGAGGATCTGCGCGGGCGCCTCGTGGCCTTCACCTCGCAGACCTCCAATTCCGGCTTCAAGGCGCCCTCCGCACTGCTGGAAAGCCAGTTCAACCTGGTGGCGGACCGCGACTTCCGCACGGCCTTCTCCGGCCGGCACGACAATTCCATCCTGGGTGTGGCCAACCGCGACTATGACGCGGCGGCCATCGCCAACTCGGTGATGACGCGCATGGTGGCGCGCAACGCCGTGGACCCCGCGCGCATCCGCACCATCTACCGCAGCGCCTCCTTCCCCACGACGGGCTATGGCCACGCGCACAACCTGAACCCGCAGCTGGCCGAGCGCATCCGTGGCGCCTTCTTCAACTTCAACTGGGAAGGCACGGGGCTGCAGCGGGAATTCGCCTCGGCGCAGCCGCCGCAGGAGGTGTTCATCCCCATCACCTACCGTCAGCACTGGGAGGTGATCCGCCAGATCGACGCGGCGATGAACGTCTCCTACGCCTGCCGCTGA